Proteins encoded together in one Equus asinus isolate D_3611 breed Donkey chromosome 12, EquAss-T2T_v2, whole genome shotgun sequence window:
- the PCMTD1 gene encoding protein-L-isoaspartate O-methyltransferase domain-containing protein 1 isoform X2: MKILLKVGGILVMPIEDQLTQIMRTGQNTWESKNILAVSFAPLVQPSKNDNGKPDSVGLPPCAVRNLQDLARIYIRRTLRNFINDEMQAKGIPQRAPPKRKRKRVKQRINTYVFVGNQLIPQPLDSEEDEKMEEDNKEEGEKDHSEAMKPEEPPQNLLREKIMKLPLPESLKAYLTYFREK; the protein is encoded by the exons ATGAAAATATTACTAAAAGTTGGAGGCATTCTAGTCATGCCTATAGAAGATCAG TTAACACAAATTATGCGAACTGGACAAAACACTTGGGAAAGTAAAAATATCCTTGCTGTTTCATTTGCTCCACTTGTGCAACCAAGTAAGAATGATAATGGCAAACCAGATTCTGTGGGACTCC cccCCTGTGCTGTCAGGAATCTCCAGGACTTGGCTCGTATTTACATTCGACGCACACTTAGAAATTTCATAAATGATGAGATGCAGGCTAaggggattcctcagagggctccacccaaaaggaaaagaaagagagttaAACAGAGAATTAACACTTATGTATTTGTGGGTAATCAGCTTATTCCTCAGCCTCTAGACAGTGAGGAggatgagaaaatggaagaagataacaaagaagagggagagaaagatcaCAGTGAAGCCATGAAGCCAGAGGAGCCACCTCAGAATTTACTGAGAGAAAAAATCATGAAGCTCCCCCTCCCTGAATCTTTAAAAGCTTACTTGACATActttagagaaaaataa